A genomic stretch from Megalobrama amblycephala isolate DHTTF-2021 linkage group LG22, ASM1881202v1, whole genome shotgun sequence includes:
- the LOC125257755 gene encoding uncharacterized protein LOC125257755 isoform X1 — protein sequence MASSPERLHHPGPGEKPSVKTRLLSSQMLLVDALYHLSPLLDCVISVGLLSRENRYEIDAERTPPNKARKLLEIVDAQMDESSASRFMECLKKCKKHYPRLRTWLAEEDQFQSAGVQQGPTERHLQARLSVLCSRLGCSVLPVSYDLFSRGILTQLELENIEAILIPTKQAKTLLSICLKKGEKACKSFYTALQNEDKQLAEELNVNSLVEDLNKEPESNSVQMAVEETRGHLRAALPLSGGLQQVMAQLGLTVGDEIRFNVCEVGVAVGLPRRTVREYLLEGVAIEDSAQLEALVSLYMEKTQDADRLLSRVTELSPQWVQLSERGCLLLRLLQKAETLLRSGIHSHLHSWDHLHDQDHLRSWDHLCPGDCTDQRTVWSIFSFLVWDCMAEVLEEPEAKPSGGILGMIEQLSASGRVEAALLQEVEQCWTEGDAESLLQSVRVLAQVLRDLHPLQEGLQLSSSVEGLFSCRPSRLHRVTSFQGVSARVIRKALSSMVPSSSDQDATPLARQYVEACIRIARLLDVVQPTRTTTDFSNAPIATVTQHVRFVLSNPAFNSEAFDAGVRHRLLSVLEFNPAQLGLGSLMQLHQETLSELQSYLQLGEHHNFQFILESVRIIGPAKLFSVNRVHGPVAIDNGLEEVLRFITSEPTSFLVRLHCLCYEGERGRYKVCTPRCACMYLLKAEGLRDMQWSGGNILVEVGGKVWVREGESGSWDELQALAQRHSAQLRDEGCCFKVKTAGLECEVKFIYRSGRLWATPHKDCEVD from the exons ATGGCTTCCTCACCCGAGAGACTCCACCATCCGG GACCAGGGGAGAAGCCATCTGTGAAGACCCGGCTCCTGTCTTCACAGATGCTTCTGGTGGATGCCCTCTATCACCTGAGCCCTCTGCTAGACTGTGTTATATCAGTAGGGCTGCTCTCTAGAGAAAACCGTTATGAAATTGACGCTGAGCGAACGCCACCCAACAAAGCGCGAAAACTTCTAGAGATTGTTGACGCTCAGATGGACGAAAGCAGTGCCTCTAGATTCATGGAGTGTCTGAAGAAATGCAAGAAACATTACCCGCGTCTACGAACCTGGTTGGCAGAAGAAG ATCAGTTCCAATCAGCGGGTGTTCAGCAAGGTCCAACAG AACGTCATCTACAGGCTCGGCTTAGTGTTCTGTGTTCACGCCTGGGCTGTTCTGTTCTTCCAGTCTCCTACGATCTCTTCTCCAGAGGCATTCTGACTCAGTTGGAGCTGGAAAATATCGAAGCAATACTCATCCCAACCAAGCAAGCAAAAACCCTGCTGTCCATCTGCCTGAAGAAAGGAGAAAAAGCATGCAAGAGCTTTTACACAGCGCTACAAAATGAGGACAAACAGCTAGCCGAGGAACTTAACG tgAATAGTTTAGTGGAAGACCTTAATAAAGAGCCTGAAAGCAACAGTGTGCAGATGGCAGTGGAGGAAACCAGAGGTCACTTGAGGGCAGCTTTACCTCTGTCAG GAGGCCTGCAGCAGGTCATGGCTCAGCTGGGCTTGACTGTGGGGGATGAGATTAGGTTTAATGTCTGTGAGGTTGGTGTGGCGGTGGGTTTGCCACGTCGGACGGTCAGAGAATACCTTCTCGAAGGGGTCGCAATAGAAGACTCAGCCCAGCTGGAGGCTCTAGTGTCCCTGTATATGGAGAAGACGCAGGACGCAGACAGACTACTGAGCAGAGTGACAGAACTCAGCCCTCAGT GGGTCCAACTCTCTGAGAGGGGGTGTCTGCTGTTGAGGTTGCTGCAAAAGGCCGAGACTCTCCTCCGCAGTGGGATCCACAGTCACCTGCACAGCTGGGACCACCTGCACGATCAGGACCACTTACGCAGCTGGGACCATCTGTGTCCTGGTGACTGCACAGATCAACGCACAGTGTGGTCCATCTTCAGTTTTCTGGTGTGGGACTGTATGGCAGAGGTTCTGGAGGAGCCAGAGGCGAAGCCTAGCGGAGGCATACTAGGTATGATCGAGCAGCTGAGCGCCAGCGGCAGAGTGGAGGCGGCTTTGCTGCAGGAAGTGGAGCAGTGCTGGACTGAAGGAGATGCTGAGAGTCTGCTGCAGAGTGTGAGAGTCCTCGCTCAGGTGCTACGAGACCTGCATCCCCTCCAGGAAGGCCTCCAGCTGTCCTCTTCAGTTGAGGGGTTGTTTTCCTGCAGGCCCAGCAGGCTACACCGGGTCACTTCCTTCCAGGGCGTCTCTGCACGGGTCATCCGTAAAGCTCTGAGCAGCATGGTTCCATCCTCCTCGGACCAGGATGCAACCCCTCTGGCTAGACAGTATGTGGAGGCTTGTATTCGTATCGCACGTCTCCTAGACGTGGTGCAGCCCACTCGAACCACCACTGATTTTTCAAACGCGCCCATTGCTACAGTCACTCAACATGTGCGGTTTGTCTTGTCAAATCCTGCGTTTAACTCCGAAGCCTTTGACGCTGGAGTCCGACATCGCTTGCTTTCTGTGTTGGAGTTCAATCCTGCGCAGCTGGGCCTGGGCTCTCTCATGCAGCTGCACCAGGAGACCCTATCTGAATTGCAGAGCTACTTACAACTCGGCGAGCACCACAACTTCCAGTTCATTCTGGAATCAGTACGGATAATTGGCCCCGCGAAGCTGTTTTCCGTCAACAGGGTTCACGGGCCTGTCGCCATCGATAATGGGTTGGAAGAGGTCCTGCGTTTTATCACATCAGAACCCACTTCTTTTCTAGTACGGCTGCATTGTCTTTGCTATGAAGGGGAGAGGGGACGCTATAAGGTGTGCACGCCACGCTGCGCATGCATGTATCTGCTCAAGGCAGAGGGGCTGCGCGACATGCAGTGGTCCGGTGGCAACATTCTGGTCGAGGTAGGTGGGAAAGTATGGGTCAGAGAGGGAGAAAGTGGCAGCTGGGATGAGCTACAGGCGCTGGCTCAGAGACACTCGGCTCAGCTCAGGGATGAAGGCTGCTGCTTTAAAGTCAAGACAGCCGGTTTGGAGTGCGAGGTCAAATTTATATATAGGAGTGGAAGGCTGTGGGCTACGCCACATAAGGACTGTGAAGTAGATTAA
- the LOC125257755 gene encoding uncharacterized protein LOC125257755 isoform X2, with the protein MASSPERLHHPGPGEKPSVKTRLLSSQMLLVDALYHLSPLLDCVISVGLLSRENRYEIDAERTPPNKARKLLEIVDAQMDESSASRFMECLKKCKKHYPRLRTWLAEEDQFQSAGVQQGPTVSYDLFSRGILTQLELENIEAILIPTKQAKTLLSICLKKGEKACKSFYTALQNEDKQLAEELNVNSLVEDLNKEPESNSVQMAVEETRGHLRAALPLSGGLQQVMAQLGLTVGDEIRFNVCEVGVAVGLPRRTVREYLLEGVAIEDSAQLEALVSLYMEKTQDADRLLSRVTELSPQWVQLSERGCLLLRLLQKAETLLRSGIHSHLHSWDHLHDQDHLRSWDHLCPGDCTDQRTVWSIFSFLVWDCMAEVLEEPEAKPSGGILGMIEQLSASGRVEAALLQEVEQCWTEGDAESLLQSVRVLAQVLRDLHPLQEGLQLSSSVEGLFSCRPSRLHRVTSFQGVSARVIRKALSSMVPSSSDQDATPLARQYVEACIRIARLLDVVQPTRTTTDFSNAPIATVTQHVRFVLSNPAFNSEAFDAGVRHRLLSVLEFNPAQLGLGSLMQLHQETLSELQSYLQLGEHHNFQFILESVRIIGPAKLFSVNRVHGPVAIDNGLEEVLRFITSEPTSFLVRLHCLCYEGERGRYKVCTPRCACMYLLKAEGLRDMQWSGGNILVEVGGKVWVREGESGSWDELQALAQRHSAQLRDEGCCFKVKTAGLECEVKFIYRSGRLWATPHKDCEVD; encoded by the exons ATGGCTTCCTCACCCGAGAGACTCCACCATCCGG GACCAGGGGAGAAGCCATCTGTGAAGACCCGGCTCCTGTCTTCACAGATGCTTCTGGTGGATGCCCTCTATCACCTGAGCCCTCTGCTAGACTGTGTTATATCAGTAGGGCTGCTCTCTAGAGAAAACCGTTATGAAATTGACGCTGAGCGAACGCCACCCAACAAAGCGCGAAAACTTCTAGAGATTGTTGACGCTCAGATGGACGAAAGCAGTGCCTCTAGATTCATGGAGTGTCTGAAGAAATGCAAGAAACATTACCCGCGTCTACGAACCTGGTTGGCAGAAGAAG ATCAGTTCCAATCAGCGGGTGTTCAGCAAGGTCCAACAG TCTCCTACGATCTCTTCTCCAGAGGCATTCTGACTCAGTTGGAGCTGGAAAATATCGAAGCAATACTCATCCCAACCAAGCAAGCAAAAACCCTGCTGTCCATCTGCCTGAAGAAAGGAGAAAAAGCATGCAAGAGCTTTTACACAGCGCTACAAAATGAGGACAAACAGCTAGCCGAGGAACTTAACG tgAATAGTTTAGTGGAAGACCTTAATAAAGAGCCTGAAAGCAACAGTGTGCAGATGGCAGTGGAGGAAACCAGAGGTCACTTGAGGGCAGCTTTACCTCTGTCAG GAGGCCTGCAGCAGGTCATGGCTCAGCTGGGCTTGACTGTGGGGGATGAGATTAGGTTTAATGTCTGTGAGGTTGGTGTGGCGGTGGGTTTGCCACGTCGGACGGTCAGAGAATACCTTCTCGAAGGGGTCGCAATAGAAGACTCAGCCCAGCTGGAGGCTCTAGTGTCCCTGTATATGGAGAAGACGCAGGACGCAGACAGACTACTGAGCAGAGTGACAGAACTCAGCCCTCAGT GGGTCCAACTCTCTGAGAGGGGGTGTCTGCTGTTGAGGTTGCTGCAAAAGGCCGAGACTCTCCTCCGCAGTGGGATCCACAGTCACCTGCACAGCTGGGACCACCTGCACGATCAGGACCACTTACGCAGCTGGGACCATCTGTGTCCTGGTGACTGCACAGATCAACGCACAGTGTGGTCCATCTTCAGTTTTCTGGTGTGGGACTGTATGGCAGAGGTTCTGGAGGAGCCAGAGGCGAAGCCTAGCGGAGGCATACTAGGTATGATCGAGCAGCTGAGCGCCAGCGGCAGAGTGGAGGCGGCTTTGCTGCAGGAAGTGGAGCAGTGCTGGACTGAAGGAGATGCTGAGAGTCTGCTGCAGAGTGTGAGAGTCCTCGCTCAGGTGCTACGAGACCTGCATCCCCTCCAGGAAGGCCTCCAGCTGTCCTCTTCAGTTGAGGGGTTGTTTTCCTGCAGGCCCAGCAGGCTACACCGGGTCACTTCCTTCCAGGGCGTCTCTGCACGGGTCATCCGTAAAGCTCTGAGCAGCATGGTTCCATCCTCCTCGGACCAGGATGCAACCCCTCTGGCTAGACAGTATGTGGAGGCTTGTATTCGTATCGCACGTCTCCTAGACGTGGTGCAGCCCACTCGAACCACCACTGATTTTTCAAACGCGCCCATTGCTACAGTCACTCAACATGTGCGGTTTGTCTTGTCAAATCCTGCGTTTAACTCCGAAGCCTTTGACGCTGGAGTCCGACATCGCTTGCTTTCTGTGTTGGAGTTCAATCCTGCGCAGCTGGGCCTGGGCTCTCTCATGCAGCTGCACCAGGAGACCCTATCTGAATTGCAGAGCTACTTACAACTCGGCGAGCACCACAACTTCCAGTTCATTCTGGAATCAGTACGGATAATTGGCCCCGCGAAGCTGTTTTCCGTCAACAGGGTTCACGGGCCTGTCGCCATCGATAATGGGTTGGAAGAGGTCCTGCGTTTTATCACATCAGAACCCACTTCTTTTCTAGTACGGCTGCATTGTCTTTGCTATGAAGGGGAGAGGGGACGCTATAAGGTGTGCACGCCACGCTGCGCATGCATGTATCTGCTCAAGGCAGAGGGGCTGCGCGACATGCAGTGGTCCGGTGGCAACATTCTGGTCGAGGTAGGTGGGAAAGTATGGGTCAGAGAGGGAGAAAGTGGCAGCTGGGATGAGCTACAGGCGCTGGCTCAGAGACACTCGGCTCAGCTCAGGGATGAAGGCTGCTGCTTTAAAGTCAAGACAGCCGGTTTGGAGTGCGAGGTCAAATTTATATATAGGAGTGGAAGGCTGTGGGCTACGCCACATAAGGACTGTGAAGTAGATTAA